The following is a genomic window from Spirosoma foliorum.
CCTCCTCAGCAACCACGTCCGAAAATAACGCAGCCTGCTCCACAGCGAGGCCGGGCATCGGAACGTAATTCGGGCTATCGGCCACGTTCAACGCGCTGGCAGCAAATCCGGCAGTTTATGCGGGAGCAGCCCTTGCTGGAAACCGTGTATGGGTTCTGCGTACGCGTTTTTCTGTGGCTGTTTTTCGGCTCGCTTGGCTATGTGATTGTGCTGAAATACGTACCTGTTCCATTAACTCCACTAATCATCTCTCGTTGGATGGATACGTTCGGCACCGACGAGAGCAGTCATGTCTATAAAAAATGGATCTCCTACGATGACGTTAGTAAGGAGGCTGCCTTAGCAGTTGTTTCGTCGGAAGATCAGAATTTCCCAACGCACTGGGGCTTTGATTTCGATGAGATTAAAGACGCCATGAAAGAGAACCAGACGCGTAAACGCCCTCGTGGTGCCAGTACTATTTCGCAGCAGGTTGCTAAGAACGTATTCCTCTGGAATGGTCGTAGCTACATTCGGAAAGGCCTGGAAGCCTACTTTACCATGCTGATCGAACTGATCTGGGGGAAAAAGCGCATTCTGGAAGTCTACCTAAACGTGGCAGAAACGGGCCCAATGACGTTTGGGGTTGAAGCCGCATCGGAACGATATTACGGCCATTCGGCGGCTACGCTCTCTCGCAGTGAAGCGGCTCGAATTGCGGCCGTTTTGCCCAATCCTCGTCAATTTTCAATTAAAAATCCGTCGAACTACATTCAACGCCGAACGACCCAAATTTCCCGCCAAATGCGGTACCTAGGTGGGCAGAAGTATATTCGGAATTTATAAAAGGTTTTCTGTATACGGTTTGCGGTTTACGATGGGCTGACGCGTCCAAGACCTTTGCGTGAGCCCACCGTAAACCGCAAACTGTATACAGAAAACTATTTCCCTATTTCACCGAAAGCTTATAAACCGTTGTGCTTTTGTACGTTTCATTCGGACGTAAAACGGTTGTAGGGAAATTCGAGTGGTTGGGCGAATCGGGGAAGTGTTGGGTTTCCAGACAAAGCCCAAAGCGTTTAGTAAATGCCACCCCATCCTTACTTTTGAAGCTACCGTTTAGATTATTGGCTGTGTACACCTGGACGGCAGGCTCGGTCGTGAACATTTCCATGAAACGCCCGCTAGTGGGTTCGTAGACTGTAGCGCCTAACTTCAACGTTTTGGCTGGATTGGTAAACACCCAGCAGTGGTCGTAGCCTTTGCCATATTTGATTTGCGTATCGGTGGTGTCATTGATATTCTTACCGATAACTGTTGGCTTCGTAAAGTCGAATGGAGTTCCAGCTACGGGTTTCAACTCGCCCGTTGGAATTTGCTTGGGATCGGTTACTAGCACCTGACTCGCATTGACCATTAATTCCTCATTCAAAACATCCTGCTTCAACCCACTCAAATTGAAATAGGTATGGTTAGTCAGGTTAATGATGGTTGGCTTGTCAGTTGTGGCTTTGTAGTCGATGCGGAGCGCGTTATCTTTTTGAAGCGTGTAGGTCACCTCTACCGATAAATTGCCGGGAAAGCCCTGATCACCATCTTTCGAGAGGTATTTTAAGACTAAAGCGGGTTCATTACCATCTTTAGTTGTGGCTTCCCAAAGTTGCTTGTCGAAACCGATTGGGCCACCATGAATGTGGTTGCCGTTGGTATTCTGCGCCAAGGTATACTCCTGTCCATTCGATGCTAAATTTCCCTTTTGCAATCCGGTTGCCAAAACGCCCGATGATTGGTCCTAAGCTAGGTGTACCTTTCAGATAATCAGCAAAGGTGGGGACGCCAAGGATGATTTCTTCCTGTTTGCCTGTTTTGTCGGCGGCAGTCCAGGAGACGATATAACCTCCGTAGTTTGTAATCTGAACCACCATCCCTTTCGCATTTCGGAGCGTGAATAAGTCTGCCACGCGGCCATCTGGAAAGTCGCCAAACTTTGTTTTGGTAATGCCTGCTTTAGCGTCAGCGGTTGGTTGGGCGTTGGTCGATGCGTGTGTC
Proteins encoded in this region:
- the mtgA gene encoding monofunctional biosynthetic peptidoglycan transglycosylase; the protein is MNPQRPVNTFRTAPPQQPRPKITQPAPQRGRASERNSGYRPRSTRWQQIRQFMREQPLLETVYGFCVRVFLWLFFGSLGYVIVLKYVPVPLTPLIISRWMDTFGTDESSHVYKKWISYDDVSKEAALAVVSSEDQNFPTHWGFDFDEIKDAMKENQTRKRPRGASTISQQVAKNVFLWNGRSYIRKGLEAYFTMLIELIWGKKRILEVYLNVAETGPMTFGVEAASERYYGHSAATLSRSEAARIAAVLPNPRQFSIKNPSNYIQRRTTQISRQMRYLGGQKYIRNL